The following proteins are encoded in a genomic region of Aquifex aeolicus VF5:
- a CDS encoding A-adding tRNA nucleotidyltransferase, which translates to MVCPKVVILSEGADLDSLSAAYGVLKLYPDAYLLKPKHLSKKAGEVFKKYRDKFRVIEDLPDCFELVLVDTHFLPEGLPRERIKRIIVYDHHPIGDVKEFEGKIEKVGAATTLVVEEIKEKGIDINPRDATLLAFGIYEDTGNFTYEGTTPRDALALAFLLEKGANLREIREVVMETYTPEQIEAVGKIVQSIEKVFINGRQISFATAVLERYQPDINTLLYEIKDLKESDAFFVIIEAEGKTYVFGRSQSEDVDVGEILSHFGGGGHREAGAVKLENVSAERIKELIKAFLKRKYVKLKVRDIMNTPPFVLEEHVSVKDALTELSERGIANAPVINREGKLVGIISKKALLKLVKLYPDEPIELFVNRDFYTLSPDAPVWEAEEILTKFGQKLIPVVEDGTVVGVVTRLDILQAVKEDLEKLKEKRRKIKVPENIEEIAREVGQIAKEMGLRAYIVGGVVRDILLGKEVWDVDFVVEGNAIELAKELARRHGVNVHPFPEFGTAHLKIGKLKLEFATARRETYPRPGAYPKVEPASLKEDLIRRDFTINAMAISVNLEDYGTLIDYFGGLRDLKDKVIRVLHPVSFIEDPVRILRALRFAGRLNFKLSRSTEKLLKQAVNLGLLKEAPRGRLINEIKLALREDRFLEILELYRKYRVLEEIIEGFQWNEKVLQKLYALRKVVDWHALEFSEERIDYGWLYLLILISNLDYERGKHFLEEMSAPSWVRETYKFMKFKLGSLKEELKKAKENYEVYRLLKPLHTSVLLLLMLEEELKEKIKLYLEKLRKVKLPKEKIEELKKQGLKGKELGERIEELKREIMNKI; encoded by the coding sequence ATGGTCTGTCCAAAAGTTGTTATTCTTTCCGAAGGTGCGGATCTCGACAGCCTTTCCGCAGCTTACGGAGTCCTGAAACTTTACCCTGACGCATACTTGCTAAAGCCCAAGCACTTGTCCAAAAAAGCGGGGGAAGTTTTTAAGAAGTACAGGGATAAGTTCAGAGTAATAGAAGACCTGCCAGACTGCTTTGAACTCGTGCTCGTGGATACACACTTTCTTCCGGAAGGTTTACCAAGAGAAAGGATTAAAAGAATTATCGTTTACGACCACCATCCAATAGGGGACGTGAAGGAATTTGAGGGGAAAATTGAAAAGGTTGGGGCGGCGACCACGCTCGTGGTGGAGGAAATTAAGGAGAAAGGTATAGATATAAATCCACGAGACGCTACACTTCTCGCCTTCGGGATATACGAAGATACGGGAAATTTTACCTACGAAGGGACTACACCAAGGGACGCTTTGGCTTTAGCATTCTTGCTTGAAAAGGGAGCAAACCTCAGGGAAATAAGGGAAGTCGTTATGGAAACCTATACGCCCGAGCAGATAGAGGCGGTAGGGAAAATCGTCCAGTCTATAGAAAAGGTGTTCATAAACGGTAGGCAAATAAGTTTTGCAACTGCCGTTCTGGAGAGGTATCAGCCGGATATAAACACGCTCCTTTACGAAATAAAAGACCTTAAAGAGTCTGATGCCTTCTTTGTGATAATAGAAGCGGAAGGAAAGACTTACGTCTTCGGTCGTTCCCAGAGCGAAGATGTAGATGTAGGGGAAATACTTTCACACTTCGGCGGTGGTGGGCACAGGGAGGCTGGAGCGGTAAAGCTCGAAAACGTATCAGCAGAACGGATAAAAGAGTTAATAAAAGCCTTTTTAAAGAGAAAGTATGTCAAACTTAAGGTAAGAGACATTATGAACACACCGCCCTTCGTTTTAGAAGAACACGTAAGCGTAAAAGACGCACTCACAGAACTCAGTGAAAGGGGGATAGCGAACGCACCCGTGATAAACAGGGAGGGAAAACTGGTAGGGATAATCTCAAAGAAGGCGTTGCTCAAACTTGTGAAACTCTATCCCGATGAACCCATAGAGCTCTTCGTCAACAGAGATTTTTACACCCTTTCACCTGACGCACCTGTATGGGAAGCGGAGGAAATCCTCACAAAGTTTGGACAGAAATTAATCCCCGTAGTGGAAGACGGAACGGTTGTAGGAGTAGTTACGAGGCTAGACATACTCCAGGCGGTAAAGGAGGATTTAGAAAAGTTAAAGGAAAAGAGGAGAAAGATAAAAGTTCCCGAAAACATAGAAGAAATAGCGAGGGAAGTGGGACAGATAGCAAAGGAAATGGGCCTCAGGGCTTACATAGTGGGAGGAGTTGTGAGGGATATTTTACTCGGTAAAGAGGTTTGGGACGTTGACTTCGTAGTTGAGGGGAATGCCATAGAACTTGCAAAGGAACTCGCGAGGAGGCACGGCGTTAACGTCCACCCATTCCCCGAATTCGGCACAGCTCACCTGAAAATCGGAAAACTGAAACTTGAATTTGCAACAGCACGGAGGGAAACTTACCCAAGACCCGGAGCCTATCCGAAAGTGGAACCAGCCAGCTTGAAAGAGGACTTAATAAGGAGGGACTTCACGATAAATGCCATGGCAATATCCGTAAATCTCGAGGACTACGGAACACTCATAGATTACTTCGGAGGATTAAGAGATCTAAAAGACAAAGTAATAAGGGTTCTTCACCCTGTAAGTTTTATAGAGGACCCTGTAAGGATTTTACGTGCCCTAAGATTTGCGGGAAGACTCAATTTTAAACTCTCAAGAAGCACGGAAAAATTGTTAAAACAGGCTGTGAACCTCGGACTCCTAAAGGAAGCACCCAGGGGAAGGCTCATAAACGAGATAAAACTCGCCCTCAGGGAAGACAGGTTTTTAGAAATTTTAGAACTCTACAGGAAGTACAGAGTATTAGAGGAGATAATTGAAGGTTTCCAGTGGAACGAAAAGGTTCTCCAGAAACTCTACGCCCTCAGGAAAGTGGTGGACTGGCACGCTTTGGAGTTCTCCGAAGAGAGAATAGATTACGGCTGGCTATACCTCCTTATACTCATATCTAATTTAGATTACGAAAGGGGAAAACACTTTCTTGAGGAGATGTCCGCTCCCTCCTGGGTTCGGGAGACCTACAAGTTTATGAAGTTCAAACTTGGTTCACTTAAAGAAGAACTCAAAAAAGCGAAGGAGAATTACGAAGTTTACAGACTCCTCAAACCTCTTCACACTTCCGTTCTATTACTCCTAATGCTCGAGGAGGAATTAAAAGAAAAGATAAAACTCTACCTCGAAAAACTCAGGAAGGTAAAACTTCCCAAGGAAAAGATTGAGGAACTGAAAAAGCAAGGTCTTAAAGGAAAGGAACTCGGAGAGAGGATTGAAGAACTGAAAAGGGAAATTATGAATAAAATTTAG
- a CDS encoding aspartate carbamoyltransferase catalytic subunit: MRSLISSLDLTREEVEEILKYAKEFKEGKEETIKASAVLFFSEPSTRTRLSFEKAARELGIETYLVSGSESSTVKGESFFDTLKTFEGLGFDYVVFRVPFVFFPYKEIVKSLNLRLVNAGDGTHQHPSQGLIDFFTIKEHFGEVKDLRVLYVGDIKHSRVFRSGAPLLNMFGAKIGVCGPKTLIPRDVEVFKVDVFDDVDKGIDWADVVIWLRLQKERQKENYIPSESSYFKQFGLTKERFEKVKLYMHPGPVNRNVDIDHELVYTEKSLIQEQVKNGIPVRKAIYKFLWT, encoded by the coding sequence ATGAGGAGCTTGATAAGTTCTTTGGACCTGACGAGGGAAGAAGTAGAGGAAATACTAAAATACGCAAAGGAGTTCAAGGAAGGAAAAGAAGAAACCATAAAAGCGTCCGCGGTTTTGTTTTTCTCCGAACCCTCCACGAGAACACGCCTATCCTTTGAAAAGGCAGCAAGGGAACTGGGGATTGAAACTTACTTAGTTAGCGGTTCGGAAAGTTCTACGGTAAAGGGAGAGAGTTTCTTTGATACGTTGAAAACTTTTGAGGGACTCGGATTTGATTACGTTGTGTTCAGAGTGCCTTTCGTGTTTTTCCCTTACAAAGAAATCGTTAAATCCTTGAACTTGAGACTCGTAAACGCAGGGGACGGAACTCACCAGCACCCTTCTCAGGGACTTATAGACTTCTTCACAATAAAAGAGCACTTCGGAGAAGTAAAAGACTTAAGAGTCCTTTACGTGGGTGATATCAAACACAGCAGAGTTTTTCGTTCAGGAGCTCCTCTTTTGAACATGTTTGGTGCAAAGATAGGAGTTTGCGGACCAAAAACGTTGATACCGAGGGACGTGGAAGTTTTCAAAGTAGACGTTTTTGACGACGTTGATAAAGGCATAGATTGGGCAGACGTGGTCATATGGCTTAGACTTCAAAAGGAAAGACAGAAGGAAAACTATATTCCTTCAGAAAGCAGTTATTTCAAACAATTCGGTCTAACAAAAGAAAGGTTTGAAAAGGTAAAGCTCTACATGCACCCGGGACCTGTAAACAGGAATGTGGACATAGACCACGAGCTTGTCTATACGGAAAAATCCCTTATACAGGAACAGGTAAAGAACGGTATTCCTGTGAGGAAGGCTATATACAAATTCTTATGGACCTAG
- a CDS encoding type II secretion system protein, which yields MRAFTLLEVLIALTILGISLTVIFSLFSQSSAYLQNLKEEWEAFRVLDSKVKLGSTEGVKVEKKELKEYNVRVRIYRKGEIELLTVE from the coding sequence TTGAGGGCGTTTACCCTTCTTGAGGTTCTTATAGCTTTAACTATCCTGGGCATTTCCCTCACCGTAATCTTTTCGCTCTTTTCCCAGAGTTCCGCTTACCTTCAGAACTTAAAGGAGGAATGGGAGGCTTTCAGGGTTTTGGACTCAAAGGTAAAGCTTGGCTCTACGGAAGGGGTGAAGGTGGAGAAAAAGGAACTGAAAGAGTACAACGTGAGGGTGAGGATTTACAGGAAAGGCGAGATTGAACTCCTCACCGTTGAGTGA
- a CDS encoding monovalent cation:proton antiporter-2 (CPA2) family protein has protein sequence MSSELFLIIVFLSAFLAPLFSRILRMPVPVGELIFGILIGNFFVGIQVPEILNFLSDFGFLLLMFLAGLELDFNLIEKADKKQNAVYISYVLLIFLSAFVFGILLGIGTAPAIILSLISLGLMVATLKDMSVLEEPFAKKVLLIGVFGEIISLLALTLMEKLLHFHGFVSLIKELGVIFVFFFSFFLGFYLTRLLVWWYPEIVNRLTYEEDPSALGIRLSLFLMFTSSIFAKLAGIESVLGAFMAGVVFSYFIREKKDLEEKLSSIGYGFLIPIFFIKTGMGMEVAGLNLAILFKVFIFLAFMLFVRLIPSFVLLLAGFSLKDSFTAGLLLSYPFTLMVAGIEIARRGGALDEETALALFLTAAFSSLVFPWSAKIILSRR, from the coding sequence TTGAGCAGTGAACTCTTCCTCATAATCGTATTCCTTTCCGCCTTCCTTGCACCACTTTTTTCAAGAATCCTTAGAATGCCCGTACCCGTAGGTGAACTCATTTTCGGTATCTTAATCGGAAATTTCTTCGTAGGCATTCAGGTTCCCGAAATACTGAACTTCCTGTCAGACTTTGGTTTCCTCCTCCTTATGTTTCTCGCGGGACTAGAGCTCGATTTCAACCTAATAGAAAAGGCGGACAAGAAACAGAACGCCGTTTACATCTCGTACGTCCTCCTCATATTCTTGAGTGCTTTTGTCTTTGGAATTTTGCTGGGAATAGGAACAGCTCCCGCTATAATTCTTTCCCTAATTTCCCTCGGTCTTATGGTTGCAACCCTGAAGGACATGAGCGTTCTGGAAGAGCCCTTCGCAAAGAAAGTTTTACTGATAGGTGTCTTCGGGGAAATTATCAGTCTCCTTGCTTTGACCTTAATGGAAAAGCTCCTACACTTCCACGGTTTTGTAAGCTTAATAAAGGAACTCGGAGTAATTTTTGTCTTTTTCTTCAGTTTCTTTTTAGGATTTTACTTAACTAGACTCCTCGTCTGGTGGTATCCCGAGATAGTGAACAGACTCACCTACGAAGAGGATCCGAGCGCTTTAGGGATAAGGCTCAGTTTATTTTTGATGTTTACTTCCTCAATCTTTGCAAAGCTTGCGGGAATAGAGAGCGTTCTGGGAGCCTTCATGGCGGGAGTGGTGTTTTCCTACTTCATAAGGGAGAAAAAGGATCTTGAAGAAAAGCTCAGTTCAATAGGTTACGGGTTTTTAATTCCCATCTTTTTCATAAAGACCGGAATGGGAATGGAAGTTGCAGGTTTAAACCTCGCTATCCTCTTTAAGGTGTTCATATTTCTCGCCTTTATGCTCTTTGTAAGGTTAATTCCCTCCTTCGTCCTTCTCCTCGCCGGATTTTCCCTGAAAGACTCTTTTACGGCGGGTCTTCTCTTGTCTTACCCTTTCACTCTTATGGTTGCGGGAATAGAGATAGCGAGGAGGGGCGGAGCTCTGGACGAGGAAACAGCCCTAGCACTCTTTTTAACCGCAGCTTTCTCTTCTCTGGTATTCCCGTGGAGTGCAAAAATAATTCTTTCTAGAAGATGA
- the carA gene encoding glutamine-hydrolyzing carbamoyl-phosphate synthase small subunit, which yields MRKTAILALEDGSYFVGYSFGAEGETGGELVFNTSMTGYQEILTDPSYKGQIVVMTYTQIGNYGVNDEDIESKSVQVNGFVVKEAFFRYSNWRAKKSLDEYLKENNVVGIYGIDTRALVKKIREKGSMKGVISTVEKDPKKLVQKARELPDISEQNLVEEVSAKDIYYWNQGDYDPRRGFLYRENEKPLVAVIDFGVKFNILRRLVSEGAKVVVVPPENAKEAIEKINPDAIFLSNGPGDPERVISGIRLTREYMEKKPIMGICLGCQIIGLALGGKTYKLKFGHHGGNHPVKDLRTGKIEITAQNHNFAIDPESLPEDVEVTHLNLLDNTVEGIKHKHLPIFAVQYHPENSPGPHDSYYLFKEFVKMAQG from the coding sequence ATGCGGAAAACTGCCATTTTGGCGCTTGAGGACGGTTCTTACTTTGTCGGTTATTCCTTTGGGGCTGAAGGAGAAACAGGCGGAGAACTCGTATTCAACACATCCATGACGGGATATCAGGAAATCCTCACAGACCCTTCCTACAAGGGACAGATAGTCGTAATGACCTACACTCAGATAGGAAACTACGGCGTGAACGATGAAGATATTGAGAGCAAAAGCGTTCAGGTGAACGGATTTGTAGTAAAGGAAGCCTTCTTCAGGTACTCAAACTGGAGGGCAAAAAAGAGCTTAGACGAATACCTGAAGGAAAACAACGTAGTCGGAATATACGGGATAGACACGAGGGCACTTGTTAAAAAGATAAGGGAAAAGGGGAGTATGAAAGGTGTTATCTCAACGGTGGAAAAAGACCCAAAAAAGCTCGTTCAGAAGGCAAGAGAACTGCCTGACATTTCTGAACAGAACCTCGTGGAAGAAGTTTCCGCTAAAGATATTTACTACTGGAATCAGGGAGATTATGACCCGAGGAGAGGATTCCTATACAGAGAAAATGAAAAACCTCTCGTAGCGGTAATAGACTTTGGTGTAAAGTTTAACATTTTAAGGAGACTCGTTAGTGAAGGGGCAAAGGTTGTCGTAGTTCCTCCCGAAAATGCAAAAGAAGCCATTGAGAAGATAAATCCAGACGCTATATTTCTATCAAACGGTCCTGGGGATCCAGAAAGAGTTATATCAGGAATAAGACTCACTCGCGAGTACATGGAAAAGAAACCCATAATGGGGATATGCTTGGGTTGTCAAATTATCGGTCTTGCCCTCGGCGGGAAAACCTATAAACTCAAGTTCGGGCATCACGGAGGAAATCATCCTGTAAAAGACCTAAGAACGGGAAAGATAGAGATAACCGCTCAGAATCACAATTTTGCAATTGACCCTGAAAGCTTGCCGGAAGATGTTGAAGTTACCCACTTAAATCTCCTGGACAACACTGTTGAAGGAATAAAACACAAGCACCTTCCCATATTCGCCGTTCAGTACCACCCCGAAAACTCTCCCGGCCCTCATGACTCTTACTACTTATTTAAAGAATTCGTTAAAATGGCTCAGGGATGA
- the rlmN gene encoding 23S rRNA (adenine(2503)-C(2))-methyltransferase RlmN, translating to MEFVTNYTLEELKKRFTELGLEPYRAKQVFRWVYKKFVTDFEKMTDLGKKHRELLKEHFAFHPLEKLDRVEAPDAVKYLFKTKDGHILETVLIKERDHYTLCVSSQIGCAVGCTFCATALDGLKRNLSTAEIIDQYLQVQQDLGEEKIRNVVFMGMGEPLANYENVRKAVEIMVSPEGLDLSKRRITISTSGIVAQIKRMAQDPVMKEVNLAVSLNAVSQKKREELMPLTKTNTLEELMEVLKNYPLPKYRRITLEYVLIKGVNDSPNDAERLAKLIGRHKKKFKVNLIPFNPDPNLPYERPALTDIMKFQKVLWKYGISNFVRFSKGVEVFGACGQLRTQRLQLQRV from the coding sequence ATGGAATTTGTAACGAATTACACGCTAGAAGAGCTTAAAAAACGCTTCACCGAACTGGGACTCGAACCTTACAGGGCAAAGCAGGTATTCAGGTGGGTATACAAGAAATTCGTAACGGACTTTGAAAAAATGACGGATTTAGGGAAAAAACACAGGGAGCTTCTAAAGGAGCATTTTGCCTTCCACCCCTTGGAAAAGCTTGACAGGGTGGAGGCTCCCGACGCTGTAAAGTACCTATTCAAAACAAAAGACGGACACATACTTGAGACGGTTTTGATAAAGGAGAGGGATCACTACACCCTTTGCGTTTCCTCTCAAATCGGTTGTGCGGTTGGATGTACCTTCTGTGCCACGGCTCTTGACGGCTTGAAGAGAAACTTGAGCACCGCGGAAATTATAGATCAGTACCTTCAAGTTCAGCAGGATCTGGGAGAGGAAAAAATAAGGAACGTGGTTTTCATGGGAATGGGAGAGCCCCTCGCTAATTACGAGAACGTGAGAAAGGCTGTGGAGATTATGGTCTCTCCCGAGGGACTCGACCTTTCAAAGAGGAGGATTACCATATCCACGAGCGGTATAGTGGCTCAAATAAAGAGAATGGCTCAAGATCCCGTAATGAAGGAAGTTAACCTCGCCGTTTCCCTGAACGCGGTAAGCCAGAAAAAGAGGGAAGAGCTCATGCCCCTTACAAAAACGAACACCTTAGAAGAACTGATGGAAGTTCTCAAAAACTACCCCCTTCCCAAGTACAGGAGGATTACCCTTGAGTACGTACTCATAAAGGGAGTAAACGACTCTCCTAATGACGCGGAAAGGCTTGCAAAATTAATAGGAAGGCACAAAAAGAAGTTTAAAGTGAACTTAATTCCCTTTAACCCGGATCCTAACCTTCCCTACGAGAGACCCGCCCTCACCGACATCATGAAGTTCCAGAAGGTTTTATGGAAATATGGTATCTCTAACTTCGTTAGGTTCAGCAAAGGCGTAGAGGTGTTCGGAGCCTGCGGTCAACTTAGAACTCAAAGGCTACAGCTCCAGAGAGTATGA
- the gspG gene encoding type II secretion system major pseudopilin GspG yields the protein MRRGFTLIEVLVVLIILGLLAALIVPKLTGRVDEARIESTKLQLKAVKNALEQFKLDNGFYPTTEQGLKALVEKPTTPPEPKNWKQYMEKVPKDAWGNDFIYVSPAGNKPYELKSVGPDGIEGTEDDISVWDL from the coding sequence ATGAGAAGGGGATTTACTTTAATAGAGGTTCTCGTAGTTCTCATTATTCTCGGGCTCCTCGCCGCCCTCATAGTTCCCAAACTCACGGGAAGGGTGGATGAGGCGAGGATAGAGTCCACAAAGCTTCAGTTAAAGGCTGTAAAGAACGCTCTGGAGCAGTTCAAACTGGACAACGGCTTTTATCCCACCACGGAGCAAGGGCTGAAAGCCCTCGTGGAAAAGCCTACCACTCCCCCGGAGCCCAAAAACTGGAAGCAGTACATGGAAAAAGTTCCGAAAGACGCGTGGGGAAACGACTTTATTTACGTCTCCCCCGCGGGTAATAAACCCTATGAGCTTAAATCGGTGGGACCAGACGGCATTGAGGGAACGGAAGACGACATAAGCGTCTGGGACCTTTGA
- a CDS encoding ABC transporter ATP-binding protein: MKVVELKNVKKIYPDGTIALKGVSLSVEEGEFLGVMGPSGSGKSTLLHLIGGLDKPSEGIVKVFGKEINHLDEDELAEMRKRKIAYVFQFYYLLEDFSVLENLTLIGELAGIKNPKKKALELLDFLRLSHRINHKPYQLSGGEQQRVAIGRALMVEPKLILADEPTGNLDSKEGFRIFELFKELNEKGITFVVATHNDSLKPFFGRIINLRDGEIVTQR, encoded by the coding sequence ATGAAAGTGGTAGAACTAAAAAACGTTAAAAAAATTTACCCCGACGGAACAATTGCTCTCAAAGGCGTTTCACTTTCCGTTGAAGAGGGGGAATTTTTAGGCGTTATGGGACCTTCTGGTTCGGGCAAAAGCACCCTCCTTCACTTAATAGGGGGTCTGGACAAACCGAGCGAAGGAATCGTCAAGGTATTTGGGAAGGAGATAAATCACTTGGACGAGGACGAACTTGCGGAAATGAGGAAGAGGAAAATAGCCTACGTTTTCCAGTTTTACTATCTACTTGAAGATTTTTCCGTTCTTGAAAACTTAACTCTTATAGGGGAACTTGCGGGGATAAAAAATCCGAAAAAGAAAGCCCTTGAGCTTTTGGATTTTTTGAGACTTTCCCACAGGATAAACCACAAACCTTACCAGCTTTCGGGTGGGGAACAGCAGAGAGTTGCAATCGGCAGAGCCCTTATGGTGGAGCCAAAACTAATACTTGCGGACGAGCCCACGGGAAATCTGGACTCTAAAGAGGGTTTCAGAATTTTTGAACTTTTTAAAGAATTGAATGAAAAGGGAATTACGTTTGTAGTTGCAACTCACAACGACTCCCTTAAGCCCTTCTTCGGCAGGATAATAAACTTGAGGGACGGAGAAATCGTCACTCAACGGTGA
- a CDS encoding DUF4416 family protein, whose protein sequence is MDLAKFIFSILFNKNKRDKLDQALKRIEKEFGEIEEVSKEFYFPFLENYYGREMGKPLKKIYLSLKGLKNKEELVEVKLKAMELEEELSEEGKRSVNLDPGYLDESQLILASHKRRGARVYLGSGIYAEIELLFVYRDFRPIYWTYRDYRHPEVREFFRRVRKRFLKERKAFSG, encoded by the coding sequence ATGGACCTAGCGAAGTTTATATTCTCCATTCTCTTTAATAAAAACAAAAGGGATAAACTTGATCAGGCTTTAAAAAGAATAGAGAAAGAATTTGGGGAAATTGAAGAAGTCTCTAAGGAGTTCTACTTTCCCTTTCTGGAAAACTACTATGGAAGGGAAATGGGAAAGCCTTTAAAGAAGATATACCTTTCTCTGAAGGGACTAAAGAACAAGGAAGAACTTGTGGAAGTTAAGTTAAAAGCTATGGAATTAGAAGAAGAACTCTCGGAAGAAGGAAAGAGAAGCGTAAACCTGGATCCCGGATATCTCGACGAGAGTCAATTAATCCTCGCCTCTCACAAAAGGAGGGGTGCTAGGGTTTACCTCGGCAGTGGTATTTACGCGGAAATAGAACTCCTTTTCGTTTACAGGGACTTTAGACCCATTTACTGGACCTACAGGGATTACAGACACCCTGAAGTGAGAGAATTTTTCAGGAGAGTTAGAAAGCGATTTTTAAAGGAAAGAAAAGCCTTCTCAGGTTAG
- the lptB gene encoding LPS export ABC transporter ATP-binding protein: MLEVREVEKSFKKKKVLKGGSLSVNKGEIVGLLGPNGAGKTTLFNSIIGFISVDKGKVLLDGEDVTHLPPFKRAQKGLAFLPQEHTLFEDLTVLENLLIFLEFFTDSKEEAITKAEALLEDFGLLELKDQKAYALSGGQKRRLEIARSLITTPKYVLLDEPFAGLDPIIVSEIREIVKNLKNNGIGVLITDHNVRETIKMVDRVYIISEGKVLAHGKPEEVVNNEAVRKTYLGVDFKL, encoded by the coding sequence GTGCTTGAAGTCAGGGAAGTAGAAAAGAGCTTTAAGAAGAAAAAGGTTTTAAAGGGGGGTTCCCTTTCCGTTAATAAAGGTGAAATAGTTGGTCTTCTAGGACCAAACGGCGCGGGAAAGACTACACTCTTTAACTCCATAATTGGTTTCATAAGCGTGGATAAGGGAAAAGTTCTCCTTGACGGTGAAGACGTGACTCATCTTCCCCCCTTCAAGCGTGCACAAAAGGGACTTGCCTTTTTGCCTCAGGAACACACACTCTTTGAGGATTTGACGGTTCTGGAAAACCTGTTAATATTTCTTGAATTCTTTACGGATAGCAAAGAAGAGGCGATCACGAAGGCGGAAGCCCTTCTTGAGGACTTCGGACTCCTTGAGCTTAAAGATCAAAAGGCTTACGCCCTCTCAGGAGGACAGAAGAGGAGGCTCGAGATAGCGAGATCCCTTATAACTACGCCCAAGTACGTGCTCCTCGACGAGCCCTTTGCGGGACTTGACCCCATAATAGTTTCCGAAATAAGGGAAATAGTGAAAAACTTGAAGAATAACGGAATAGGTGTTCTTATAACTGATCACAACGTCAGGGAAACCATAAAGATGGTGGACAGGGTGTATATAATTTCTGAAGGGAAGGTTCTGGCTCACGGGAAACCCGAAGAGGTTGTGAACAACGAAGCTGTAAGGAAGACATACCTGGGGGTGGATTTCAAATTATGA
- a CDS encoding TrkA C-terminal domain-containing protein produces the protein MSVVIIGVGRYAREVLEIVTAITEVYVIEKPGEHIQKFVEEAKGLEKVKFVFESATDVETWREKVNLSEVEAVISFLKLESTLEVAKLLREFFNYEGEIIYVANERPENEELQKLKVDTVSIPNVLRVIFKNLLIGKGIIRYPVGIGLEKGEIVEITLTEYSPLVYKRLRDIKIRKARVALVYRNGKLLLPRSNLRLQSGDRLLVVGEPSSVNVFIHTATEGISDFPLNWGSAGVYCSGNEKEFNYLKEKVKVREWLEDCEKIQEIENLGLIVLEKKESGFLKKGSVDRAFEEFSVPSFHLKGTYPYEKVLASANTDAREVLLSTAVDIAVQFGSKLFILYVKPFEKMISEKEKEVIEGLKSFAERVRKITKINLELVIREGNPVRETLKFMDEESFNLLLIGYKVGRTTKLFSPYSPHLIARKSKLSTLLVPEVVLEQ, from the coding sequence ATGAGCGTGGTGATAATAGGTGTCGGGCGTTACGCAAGGGAAGTTCTGGAGATAGTAACCGCTATAACAGAAGTCTACGTTATAGAAAAGCCCGGAGAACACATACAGAAGTTTGTGGAAGAAGCTAAAGGGCTGGAGAAAGTGAAGTTCGTTTTTGAAAGTGCCACGGACGTGGAAACTTGGAGGGAGAAGGTAAACCTCTCCGAGGTAGAAGCGGTAATATCCTTCCTTAAGTTAGAAAGCACGCTGGAGGTGGCAAAGCTCCTTAGGGAATTTTTCAATTACGAGGGAGAGATAATTTACGTTGCGAACGAAAGACCAGAAAACGAAGAACTCCAGAAGCTCAAAGTGGACACGGTTTCCATTCCAAACGTACTCAGGGTAATCTTCAAAAACCTCCTGATCGGCAAAGGAATAATAAGGTATCCCGTGGGTATAGGTCTAGAAAAGGGTGAGATAGTGGAAATTACACTTACGGAGTACTCACCTCTCGTTTACAAAAGACTCAGGGATATTAAGATAAGGAAGGCAAGGGTAGCCCTCGTGTATAGGAACGGAAAGCTTTTACTTCCAAGGAGTAACTTAAGGCTCCAGAGCGGAGACAGGCTTCTGGTAGTCGGAGAACCTTCCTCTGTAAACGTATTTATACACACTGCAACGGAAGGAATTTCGGACTTTCCCCTGAACTGGGGAAGTGCAGGCGTTTACTGTTCGGGAAACGAGAAAGAATTCAATTACCTGAAAGAGAAAGTTAAAGTAAGGGAATGGTTAGAGGATTGTGAAAAAATACAGGAGATTGAGAACTTGGGGCTTATAGTTCTTGAAAAGAAGGAAAGCGGTTTTCTTAAAAAGGGAAGCGTTGACAGGGCTTTTGAAGAGTTTTCTGTTCCTTCCTTTCACCTGAAGGGTACTTACCCTTACGAGAAGGTTCTCGCTTCCGCGAACACAGATGCGAGGGAAGTCTTGCTCTCCACTGCGGTTGATATAGCTGTTCAGTTCGGTTCAAAGCTGTTCATACTCTACGTAAAGCCCTTTGAAAAGATGATTTCCGAAAAGGAAAAGGAGGTAATAGAAGGGCTAAAGAGCTTCGCAGAAAGGGTTAGAAAGATAACGAAGATAAACCTGGAACTCGTGATAAGGGAAGGAAATCCCGTAAGGGAAACCTTAAAGTTCATGGATGAAGAAAGCTTTAATCTCCTCCTAATAGGATACAAGGTGGGAAGAACTACGAAATTATTCTCACCTTACTCACCTCACCTCATAGCGAGAAAGAGTAAACTCAGTACTCTCCTTGTGCCGGAGGTTGTCCTTGAGCAGTGA